In the genome of Treponema pedis, one region contains:
- a CDS encoding class I SAM-dependent methyltransferase: MEKLSDWFENETFWAEYAPVIFDTQRWAEAPTVAESVLKIIGVPSNNAGISILDAGCGPGRISIELAVRKAKVTGIDLIRPFLNAAMDSAQDENVDVELIQGDLRKFVRPAAFDAAISMYTSFGYCNTIEEDMLILKNIAQSLKADGWFILEMTGKEIAVRDFTEGEWFERGGFTVLTEYSVEGAWEGLKSRWILYDERGRKADHTYTQRLYSASELKNLMLLSGFSSVEVYGDFDFSPYNEKARTMVMVARR, from the coding sequence ATGGAAAAGTTATCCGATTGGTTTGAAAATGAAACATTTTGGGCTGAATATGCTCCGGTTATATTCGATACACAACGGTGGGCGGAAGCTCCTACGGTTGCGGAATCCGTTTTAAAAATTATCGGCGTCCCTTCAAATAATGCGGGGATTTCGATTTTAGATGCAGGCTGCGGCCCGGGAAGAATCTCCATTGAACTTGCAGTGCGTAAAGCGAAGGTTACGGGAATAGATTTAATCCGCCCGTTTTTAAATGCCGCTATGGATTCAGCACAGGATGAAAACGTTGATGTTGAGCTCATTCAAGGCGATTTACGCAAATTCGTTCGTCCTGCGGCATTTGACGCTGCAATAAGTATGTACACAAGCTTCGGCTATTGTAATACGATTGAAGAAGATATGCTGATACTGAAAAACATAGCGCAATCGTTAAAGGCTGACGGCTGGTTTATTCTTGAAATGACCGGAAAAGAAATTGCCGTCAGAGATTTTACCGAAGGTGAATGGTTTGAACGCGGGGGCTTTACCGTTTTAACGGAGTATTCGGTTGAGGGTGCCTGGGAGGGCTTAAAATCCCGATGGATACTTTACGATGAGCGTGGCAGAAAGGCCGACCACACTTATACGCAGCGTCTTTATTCCGCTTCGGAATTAAAAAATCTAATGCTTTTAAGCGGGTTTTCTTCGGTGGAAGTTTACGGTGATTTTGACTTTTCGCCGTATAATGAAAAAGCAAGAACGATGGTTATGGTTGCCCGCCGTTAG
- a CDS encoding 3-deoxy-7-phosphoheptulonate synthase: MKNIFDYRVERIHSIISPQEMEKKIPASEEIYSFILNSRKEISGILKGKDERFLLIVGPCSIHDTEAAFDYALRLSALRKKYADSLYIIMRSYFEKPRTVSGWRGLIVEPDLNGFINIAGGLEKARNFLIKLAEIQLPAATEMLDPIVPQYIADLVSWASIGARSAESQMHRELASGLSMPAGFKNTTYGDLSAAVNGVIAARLPHAFVGIARNGLSAIIHTTGNEDAHLILRGGTETANYDKTSVLNASSALEKENIKAAVLIDCSHGNSQKNPEKQPDILLNSLALRFDKDEPLLCIRGCMLESFIQSGTCSIDSCRISGNYGKSVTDSCMSWELTEKTLEKAYNFILMNKKD; this comes from the coding sequence ATGAAAAATATTTTTGATTACCGCGTAGAAAGAATTCATTCTATAATTTCTCCTCAGGAAATGGAAAAAAAAATCCCCGCTTCCGAAGAAATTTATTCTTTTATATTAAATTCGCGAAAAGAAATAAGCGGGATTTTAAAAGGAAAAGACGAAAGGTTTTTGCTTATTGTAGGGCCCTGTTCAATTCACGATACGGAAGCAGCCTTCGATTATGCCCTTAGGCTTTCGGCACTGCGGAAAAAGTATGCCGATTCTCTTTATATCATTATGCGCTCTTATTTTGAAAAACCCAGAACGGTTTCGGGCTGGAGGGGTTTAATTGTAGAGCCGGATTTAAACGGTTTTATAAATATCGCAGGCGGGTTGGAAAAGGCCAGAAATTTTTTAATAAAACTTGCCGAAATACAATTGCCTGCCGCAACGGAAATGCTTGACCCTATTGTTCCTCAATATATTGCGGACCTTGTAAGCTGGGCTTCAATAGGAGCCCGCTCCGCTGAAAGCCAAATGCACAGGGAATTGGCGTCGGGACTTTCTATGCCTGCCGGGTTTAAAAATACTACTTACGGCGATTTATCGGCTGCCGTAAACGGAGTAATTGCCGCCCGTCTTCCTCACGCCTTTGTAGGAATTGCTCGAAACGGACTTTCGGCAATTATTCACACAACCGGGAACGAAGACGCCCACTTAATTTTAAGAGGCGGAACGGAAACCGCAAATTACGATAAGACTTCCGTTTTAAACGCTTCCTCCGCTTTGGAAAAAGAAAATATAAAGGCGGCTGTTTTAATCGACTGCTCTCACGGGAACTCCCAAAAAAATCCTGAAAAACAGCCTGATATTTTATTAAACAGTTTGGCTTTGCGTTTCGATAAAGATGAACCGCTTTTATGTATACGGGGCTGCATGCTTGAAAGTTTTATTCAAAGCGGCACTTGTTCAATTGACTCCTGCCGTATAAGCGGGAATTACGGTAAATCAGTTACCGATTCTTGTATGAGTTGGGAATTAACGGAAAAAACCCTTGAAAAAGCTTATAATTTTATTTTAATGAATAAGAAGGATTAA
- the thiI gene encoding tRNA uracil 4-sulfurtransferase ThiI codes for MGEIFYLAKIGEINLKKGNLKDFELRLSQNLQKYLLGAAPKIRVRAGRMYVTVKEEFKEKTEDALNKLIGITGWAKAIPAEKNFDSIAAVAKTEAVKARERGCKTFKIESRRGEKTFPMTSYEISREVGGIIHTEGILQVDVHNPDVIISIEIREQAFIYGAEHKGRRGLPCGCSGRGLLLLSGGIDSPVAGFKMLSRGMKLDYIYFHSHPYTSPEAQEKVETLASILASYGLGGYLNTIPFTKVQQRIKEKTPEPYLTLIMRICMMKIANMTAKSINAKCLITGESLAQVASQTIENITVTNSFAEYPVFRPLIGTDKEDITIAAREIGTYETSILPYEDCCVMFSPKHPILHSRLEDARDIYARLEIDELLEEAYSQRTVKKFEF; via the coding sequence ATGGGTGAAATTTTTTATCTTGCCAAAATAGGTGAAATTAATTTAAAAAAAGGAAATTTAAAAGACTTTGAATTGCGCCTTTCACAAAATTTGCAAAAATATCTTTTAGGTGCGGCTCCGAAAATACGCGTACGTGCAGGAAGAATGTACGTTACCGTAAAAGAAGAATTTAAAGAAAAAACGGAAGATGCTCTTAACAAGTTAATAGGAATTACAGGTTGGGCAAAAGCGATTCCCGCCGAAAAAAACTTCGATTCCATAGCGGCGGTTGCAAAAACCGAGGCGGTAAAAGCCAGAGAAAGGGGCTGTAAAACTTTTAAAATAGAATCAAGACGCGGAGAAAAAACATTTCCGATGACGTCTTACGAAATCTCTAGAGAAGTAGGCGGCATTATTCATACTGAAGGAATCTTACAAGTTGACGTTCATAATCCCGATGTTATAATATCGATAGAAATTAGGGAACAAGCCTTTATATACGGTGCCGAACATAAGGGAAGGCGCGGCCTTCCTTGCGGCTGTTCGGGAAGGGGTTTACTTCTTCTTTCAGGAGGAATAGATTCTCCCGTAGCCGGTTTTAAAATGCTAAGCCGAGGAATGAAATTGGATTATATTTATTTTCATTCGCACCCTTATACCTCCCCCGAGGCTCAAGAAAAAGTGGAAACTCTGGCTTCAATCCTTGCAAGTTACGGACTCGGAGGGTATTTGAACACAATTCCGTTTACAAAAGTGCAGCAGCGCATAAAGGAAAAAACTCCCGAACCTTATTTAACTCTTATAATGCGTATATGTATGATGAAAATTGCAAATATGACCGCAAAAAGCATTAACGCAAAATGTTTAATTACGGGTGAAAGTTTAGCTCAGGTTGCAAGCCAAACAATTGAAAATATTACGGTAACAAATTCATTTGCGGAATATCCCGTTTTCAGACCTTTAATCGGCACCGATAAAGAAGATATTACTATTGCCGCCCGCGAAATAGGTACTTACGAAACTTCAATTCTTCCTTATGAAGACTGTTGCGTAATGTTTTCACCAAAGCACCCTATCCTTCATTCGAGGCTTGAAGATGCGAGAGATATTTATGCACGTCTTGAAATCGATGAGCTTTTGGAAGAAGCGTATTCGCAGCGGACAGTAAAAAAATTCGAATTTTAA
- a CDS encoding MBL fold metallo-hydrolase gives MEITEIYTGPLFVKTWAIPLNEKTVLLVDPGGADEELIQYLDRKNPERLEIMLTHGHFDHLGGVPDLVLKYPGSSVWIHPADAHYLGVHGKENHIACFKQIRAERYIAALKTDLPEPTGFLNDGDEVNGFTVIHTPGHTEGSVCFWKKDEGFAFVGDTLFFRSHGRTDLMGGSEEKLIASLKKLMTLPDNTIAYPGHGSNTTIGAERARIEKM, from the coding sequence ATGGAGATTACCGAAATTTATACCGGCCCGCTTTTTGTAAAAACTTGGGCAATCCCCCTTAATGAAAAAACCGTTTTGCTGGTTGACCCGGGCGGAGCCGATGAAGAGCTTATTCAATATTTAGACAGGAAAAACCCCGAGCGGCTTGAAATTATGCTCACTCACGGGCATTTTGACCATTTAGGCGGAGTTCCCGACCTTGTTTTAAAATACCCCGGTTCCTCCGTTTGGATTCACCCCGCGGACGCACATTATTTGGGTGTACACGGAAAAGAAAACCATATTGCCTGTTTTAAGCAAATACGGGCCGAACGCTATATTGCGGCATTAAAAACCGATTTACCGGAACCTACGGGCTTTTTAAATGACGGAGATGAGGTAAACGGCTTTACGGTTATACATACACCCGGTCATACTGAAGGTTCCGTTTGTTTTTGGAAAAAAGATGAGGGGTTCGCTTTTGTAGGCGATACTCTTTTTTTCCGCTCTCACGGAAGAACCGACTTAATGGGGGGCAGTGAAGAGAAACTTATTGCATCTCTTAAAAAACTTATGACTTTGCCCGACAATACAATAGCTTATCCGGGGCACGGCTCCAATACAACAATAGGGGCTGAACGCGCCAGAATCGAAAAGATGTAA
- a CDS encoding GntR family transcriptional regulator yields the protein MKVEYDQNRPIYLQIIEKIKYKIIDGEIAPGERLLSMSDMAVEMDVNPNTMFRVYRDLEAQGVTFSQRGLGSYVVDDSDIVKKLSNEMAEDILNTAIEGLKKIKFSDSQIIEAVTKKLT from the coding sequence TTGAAAGTAGAATATGATCAAAACCGCCCGATTTACTTACAGATAATCGAAAAAATCAAATATAAGATTATTGACGGCGAAATTGCTCCGGGAGAAAGACTTTTATCGATGAGCGATATGGCGGTAGAAATGGATGTAAACCCTAATACGATGTTTAGAGTTTACAGAGACCTTGAAGCACAAGGCGTTACTTTTTCACAAAGAGGATTGGGCAGTTATGTTGTAGATGATTCCGATATTGTGAAAAAGCTTTCAAATGAAATGGCTGAAGATATTTTAAACACTGCAATTGAAGGCTTAAAAAAAATTAAATTTTCCGACAGTCAAATTATCGAAGCCGTAACAAAAAAGCTGACATAA
- a CDS encoding Holliday junction resolvase-like protein produces MNNFISTFFSLQAGYLILFLAAAFFLFLLGFFTGILNNKSKIKAERADAVKRSRAVLNGQLGEQIAPFLPDFPSDPAEIRFIGKPVDYIAFNGASEGFITDITFIEIKTGNSALSPVERSLKDAINAGRVKYTEYRVNLKK; encoded by the coding sequence ATGAATAATTTTATATCGACGTTTTTTTCTCTTCAGGCAGGATATCTTATCCTGTTCTTAGCGGCGGCGTTTTTTTTATTTTTACTCGGTTTTTTTACCGGAATACTAAACAATAAATCAAAAATAAAAGCCGAAAGGGCGGACGCTGTAAAGCGTTCCCGAGCCGTATTAAACGGTCAGCTTGGCGAACAAATAGCCCCGTTTTTGCCCGATTTTCCTTCCGACCCTGCTGAAATACGCTTTATAGGTAAACCCGTAGATTATATAGCCTTTAACGGTGCGTCCGAAGGCTTTATTACGGATATAACATTTATTGAAATAAAAACCGGAAATTCGGCTTTAAGCCCCGTTGAGCGTTCGTTAAAAGATGCAATAAATGCGGGAAGGGTAAAATATACGGAATACCGTGTAAATTTAAAAAAATAA
- the rnhA gene encoding ribonuclease HI: MNIDIYTDGACSGNPGKGGWAYVIINKDEDSELLRGSGADPLTTNNRMELSAVINALKKAQTEYGTNGLCFSVYTDSQYVQQGISSWIFNWKKNNWKTASKQPVKNQDLWQELDKLSASLMPKWFWVKGHAGNKYNEICDNLAVSAMKTV, encoded by the coding sequence ATGAATATAGATATTTATACGGACGGAGCTTGCTCGGGTAATCCCGGAAAGGGCGGCTGGGCATATGTTATAATAAACAAAGACGAAGACTCGGAGCTTTTACGCGGCAGCGGAGCCGACCCCCTTACCACCAATAACCGTATGGAATTATCTGCGGTTATTAACGCTTTAAAAAAAGCTCAAACGGAGTACGGTACAAACGGCTTATGCTTTTCCGTTTACACCGATTCGCAATACGTTCAGCAGGGAATAAGCAGCTGGATTTTTAATTGGAAAAAAAACAATTGGAAAACAGCTTCAAAGCAGCCCGTAAAAAACCAAGACCTTTGGCAAGAACTTGATAAACTTTCCGCAAGTTTAATGCCTAAATGGTTTTGGGTAAAAGGGCACGCAGGAAATAAGTATAACGAAATTTGCGATAACCTTGCAGTGTCGGCAATGAAGACGGTTTAA
- a CDS encoding ABC transporter ATP-binding protein, which produces MSVILETNNLRKTYLGKKAALQNVSLNIQSGRIFGLLGPNGSGKTTFLKIIAGLLKPSGGSFTVCGKNFGIETKRIVSFLPDKNVVYPWMSAKDAIGFYADFFEDFDKAKAFDMLNFMKLEPKQTVKTMSKGMIEKLNLTLTFSRASKLYILDEPLGGTDPVAREQIIKTIIKTWSEESAILITTHLVSDIEHIFNDVAFLKDGEVVLEGDAEDLRITRGKSIYQIYLEVFGV; this is translated from the coding sequence ATGAGTGTAATATTGGAAACAAATAATTTACGTAAAACATATTTAGGCAAAAAAGCGGCATTGCAAAATGTAAGTTTAAATATTCAAAGCGGAAGAATATTCGGACTTTTAGGGCCTAACGGTTCAGGGAAAACAACTTTTTTAAAAATTATTGCGGGATTACTGAAACCTTCCGGAGGTTCTTTTACCGTATGCGGAAAAAATTTCGGTATTGAAACAAAACGAATCGTTTCATTTTTGCCGGATAAAAATGTCGTTTATCCGTGGATGAGTGCAAAAGATGCGATAGGGTTTTATGCCGATTTTTTTGAAGATTTCGATAAAGCCAAGGCATTTGATATGCTTAACTTTATGAAACTCGAACCTAAGCAAACCGTAAAAACAATGTCAAAGGGTATGATTGAAAAATTAAATCTTACACTTACATTTTCCAGGGCATCAAAACTTTATATTTTAGATGAACCCCTGGGCGGAACCGACCCTGTAGCACGGGAACAAATTATTAAAACGATTATTAAAACATGGTCCGAAGAAAGCGCTATTTTAATTACAACTCATCTTGTTTCCGATATTGAGCATATATTCAATGATGTTGCATTTTTAAAAGACGGGGAAGTCGTTTTGGAAGGCGATGCGGAAGATTTACGCATAACACGCGGAAAATCCATTTATCAAATTTATCTTGAAGTTTTCGGTGTATAA
- a CDS encoding response regulator, with amino-acid sequence MKQVLLIDIAPTLRNYITKKLYGAKVLMLYAESAEGAEKAFEFMKRSSISLIIIDYNFSRDKLFNFFEKKQHDAEIAAIPSIVLASSLGKYDPSLLASYGVKKIISKPVRVDELLSALGFALGVSFQIDRTPCILETRVNEDVIFVELSQGLNRDKIELLQFRLMELIELYKLQVPKVLIIMTDINLTYADVSNLEYLIDGVLTVKSVQPKNIKFLTLNKLVSEFFEGNPAYKDVKAVASLAEALSSFSKESGETKITSAQELLQSKEAPSEGNLLETRFRIDTGENLSVAIVDDDLITRKMMAAIFYDINANVHLFENGDDFLKEFKDDKYDIVFLDMIMPGISGIDVLAKINLHGYKTPFIILSSVDQKTPIIKALERGAKRYVLKPVKKETILRKTEEVLGGYI; translated from the coding sequence ATGAAACAGGTTTTATTGATAGATATAGCGCCTACTTTACGGAACTATATTACGAAAAAATTATATGGAGCCAAAGTTTTAATGCTGTATGCGGAAAGCGCGGAGGGTGCGGAAAAAGCTTTTGAATTTATGAAAAGAAGCTCCATTTCCCTTATCATTATCGATTATAACTTCAGCAGAGATAAACTTTTTAATTTTTTTGAAAAAAAACAGCATGATGCCGAAATTGCGGCAATACCTTCCATTGTGCTTGCCTCATCGCTTGGAAAATACGACCCTTCATTACTTGCTTCTTACGGAGTAAAAAAAATAATTTCAAAACCTGTACGTGTAGATGAGCTTCTTTCCGCTCTCGGATTTGCTTTAGGTGTAAGTTTTCAAATTGATAGGACACCATGTATTTTGGAAACTAGGGTGAATGAAGATGTTATTTTCGTAGAGCTTTCACAAGGTCTGAACAGGGACAAAATAGAACTTTTACAATTTAGACTGATGGAATTAATTGAGCTTTATAAACTGCAAGTGCCGAAAGTACTTATAATAATGACCGATATAAATTTAACTTATGCCGATGTTTCCAATTTGGAATATCTTATAGACGGCGTATTAACCGTAAAATCGGTTCAACCGAAAAACATTAAATTTTTGACGCTTAATAAACTTGTTTCCGAATTCTTTGAAGGAAATCCGGCATATAAAGACGTTAAAGCCGTTGCCTCTTTAGCCGAAGCTTTGAGTTCTTTTTCGAAAGAAAGCGGTGAAACGAAAATTACATCGGCTCAAGAATTACTTCAATCGAAAGAAGCCCCTTCCGAAGGTAATTTATTGGAAACCCGTTTTAGAATAGATACCGGCGAAAATCTTTCCGTTGCCATTGTTGATGATGATTTAATTACCAGAAAAATGATGGCCGCGATTTTTTATGACATAAACGCCAATGTTCATCTTTTTGAAAACGGCGATGACTTTTTAAAAGAATTTAAAGATGATAAATATGACATAGTTTTTTTGGATATGATAATGCCCGGTATCAGCGGTATAGACGTTTTGGCAAAAATAAATTTACACGGTTATAAAACGCCCTTTATCATTCTTTCATCGGTAGACCAAAAAACTCCGATTATCAAAGCATTGGAAAGAGGTGCAAAACGTTATGTGTTAAAACCCGTAAAAAAAGAAACGATTTTGCGCAAAACCGAGGAGGTTTTAGGTGGGTATATTTAA
- a CDS encoding DJ-1 family glyoxalase III, which produces MKKAFLFLANGFEEVEAVTPIDYLRRAGIDLVTVGVTGKTVISSRKLPITCDIILDEAMEMLDKSFMAVLPGGLQNSQSLAADDKVREFVTRTLESGGVIGALCASPALVLGSWDLLNGKKFTCYPGMGGELKTKPLANERVVKDGNIITACSAGAAEEFSFALVEAVCGKTALNKLKSEVVAR; this is translated from the coding sequence ATGAAAAAAGCTTTTTTGTTTTTGGCAAACGGGTTTGAAGAAGTGGAAGCCGTTACGCCTATTGATTATCTGCGCAGAGCGGGTATAGATTTGGTTACAGTGGGTGTTACGGGTAAAACGGTAATATCGTCGCGGAAATTACCTATTACCTGCGATATTATTTTAGACGAAGCTATGGAAATGCTTGATAAATCTTTTATGGCGGTATTACCGGGAGGTTTGCAAAACAGCCAAAGTCTTGCAGCCGACGATAAAGTACGGGAATTTGTAACGAGAACTCTTGAATCGGGCGGTGTTATAGGAGCTCTTTGTGCATCTCCCGCTCTCGTATTGGGAAGCTGGGATTTATTAAACGGTAAAAAATTTACCTGCTACCCCGGTATGGGCGGAGAGTTAAAAACAAAACCTCTTGCAAATGAACGCGTTGTAAAAGACGGAAATATTATAACGGCTTGTTCGGCAGGGGCGGCCGAAGAGTTTTCTTTTGCCCTTGTAGAAGCCGTATGCGGAAAAACGGCTTTAAACAAACTTAAAAGCGAGGTGGTTGCACGATAA
- a CDS encoding GNAT family N-acetyltransferase — MKIIQIKTDALTQPEISKLFKKLNVKKSSFVFAAFKNNLITGIACLYQNEVHTNRDYIAVYVKEKYRREGIGLELLHKLQSVSEKKKYQCMCDSSNTALILFLQKNGFSLARRCYNFSYKYIDKPLLNFYGTIKELNNISIYEEKELARLIFKNYSLFHKKINALSTSINDEIFYNKLIKPYNKNLSTMLLLDGKPSAYMIVYGEDENTEIGYIGGKYKKDINIYLNYFLNRINSLSFNTEGLMFEIDDADFYAFPLIKAMNVTVRNSYNTYIAE; from the coding sequence ATGAAAATCATTCAAATAAAGACTGACGCATTGACACAGCCTGAAATAAGCAAGCTTTTTAAAAAACTGAATGTTAAAAAAAGTTCTTTTGTTTTCGCAGCATTTAAAAATAATTTAATTACAGGTATTGCCTGTTTATATCAAAATGAAGTTCATACAAATCGTGATTACATTGCCGTTTATGTGAAAGAGAAGTACCGCAGAGAAGGAATAGGTTTGGAGCTTTTACATAAATTACAAAGCGTATCCGAAAAGAAAAAATATCAATGTATGTGCGACTCTTCAAACACGGCGTTAATCTTATTTTTACAAAAAAACGGATTTTCATTGGCAAGAAGATGTTATAATTTTTCTTACAAATATATTGATAAACCGCTTTTAAATTTTTACGGCACAATAAAAGAACTTAATAATATTTCAATTTATGAAGAAAAAGAGTTAGCCCGTTTAATTTTTAAAAATTATTCTTTGTTTCATAAAAAAATCAATGCCCTTTCAACAAGTATAAATGACGAGATTTTTTACAATAAGTTAATAAAGCCCTATAACAAAAATCTTTCTACAATGCTTTTATTGGACGGGAAACCTTCCGCATATATGATTGTATACGGTGAAGATGAGAACACGGAAATAGGCTATATCGGCGGAAAATATAAAAAGGACATAAATATTTATCTTAATTATTTTTTAAATAGAATTAATTCACTTTCTTTTAATACCGAAGGCTTAATGTTTGAAATAGATGATGCAGATTTTTACGCCTTCCCTCTTATAAAGGCAATGAATGTAACCGTCCGTAATTCGTATAACACATACATTGCCGAATGA
- a CDS encoding CD0519/CD1768 family membrane protein, translating into MEQKSYFKKEIGWENFIFIVCFFGFFAGVGSVMGGVNMIKTMMETGFDLLVNICLYLMAVAVLAGAASGLFSEFGVVALINKLLSKLMKPLYDLPGAASLGVLNCYLSDNPAILTFADDDNFRRYFKQYQLPALTNIGTAFGMGLITTTAMMGLNVKSALPAALLGNIGAIAGSIVSVRLMIHFSKKMYGKDKFVSTHRAESIPEKMRTVREGSAGKRFIQAMLDGGKSGVNMGMAIIPGVVIICTVVIMLTNGPSPDGTYTGASREGIALLPWIGTKLSFILSPIFGFSTPEAISVPITALGSTGAALGVVKEMAAAGKVTANDIAVFTAICMCWSGYISTHIAMMDALDTKELTGKALLSHTIGGLFAGFVAHLLAFLL; encoded by the coding sequence ATGGAGCAAAAATCTTATTTTAAAAAAGAAATCGGTTGGGAAAATTTTATTTTCATAGTTTGTTTTTTCGGTTTTTTTGCCGGCGTGGGCTCGGTTATGGGCGGCGTAAATATGATTAAAACTATGATGGAAACCGGTTTTGATTTGTTGGTAAACATTTGTTTGTATTTAATGGCCGTTGCGGTTTTGGCAGGCGCCGCCTCAGGGCTTTTTTCCGAATTCGGTGTAGTAGCTTTAATTAACAAACTGTTATCCAAACTTATGAAACCGCTTTACGACTTACCCGGAGCCGCCTCGCTTGGAGTATTAAATTGCTATCTTTCCGATAACCCTGCAATTTTAACTTTTGCAGATGATGACAACTTTAGAAGATATTTTAAACAATATCAATTGCCGGCACTTACAAACATCGGTACAGCCTTCGGAATGGGTTTAATTACTACAACGGCAATGATGGGGTTAAATGTAAAATCGGCTCTTCCCGCCGCTTTACTGGGAAATATAGGTGCAATTGCAGGCAGTATCGTTTCGGTGCGCTTAATGATTCATTTTTCTAAAAAAATGTACGGTAAAGATAAATTCGTTTCGACTCACAGAGCTGAAAGCATTCCGGAAAAAATGCGTACGGTACGCGAAGGCAGTGCCGGAAAACGGTTTATTCAGGCAATGCTTGACGGAGGAAAATCCGGTGTAAATATGGGAATGGCAATTATTCCGGGTGTAGTTATAATTTGTACGGTAGTAATTATGCTTACAAACGGTCCAAGTCCGGACGGAACATATACGGGAGCCAGCCGCGAAGGCATTGCTCTTCTTCCGTGGATAGGAACGAAATTAAGTTTTATTTTATCCCCTATTTTCGGGTTCAGCACACCTGAAGCTATTTCGGTTCCTATTACCGCACTCGGTTCAACGGGTGCCGCTTTGGGTGTCGTAAAAGAAATGGCTGCGGCGGGTAAAGTAACGGCAAACGATATTGCTGTATTTACGGCAATTTGTATGTGCTGGAGCGGGTATATTTCTACACACATCGCAATGATGGACGCTCTTGATACAAAGGAGCTTACGGGTAAGGCCCTTTTAAGCCATACAATAGGAGGCTTATTTGCAGGCTTTGTTGCGCATTTACTTGCC